The genomic DNA TCGGGATCCGTGCGGCGCACTACCGCCCGGATACCCTGAAACTCGATCACTTCTACCGTGTCCCCTTCAGACACCTCCGTTCCCTGGGTCTCTATTGGGAAAAAGTCGCCCAGCAGCCGCACGCCCAGTTGCCCATTGTGCTCAATTACTTGGTGAGCCTTACCAGTGATGCGATCGTCCGCGGGGGCATTCCGCTCCGACCGCCCTGTCCAGGCGCGGCCGAGCCAAAGGAACAACCCCGCCGCCACCCCCATGCCGATTGATACCCCGGCGAGCTGGCCGACAAAACCAAGGCCTAGCAGCGTGGCCACAAAGGCGCCAACCGCACCCCCGGCGAGAATCGGCAAAATACCGCCCCCGGCCGACAGCGCCCCACCGAACAACAGCAGATCGCCGGCCAGTATTAATAGGGCCAGTGCAACCCAGACCTGCCATGCGGCCACCTCTGACAGAAACTCCATGTCCATCCTCCTTCCAAAAGTTCAGTGCCGCCAACCCCGCGCCTGCTCATTGGCGAGTCCTTAATGATACGGTGATTTGCGCCGCTCTAGCAGGCCGGGGGTCGAGTCAGAGGACGCCGCCAGACGGCTGGTCGGTGTTCGAGCCTGTTAACAGAGAGGCTGGATTGGGGGGAGGCTCGGTGACGTAAGCGTTTGGAGGGGATAGGCAAGCAACCTGCCCTGGTGTCGCGAAGGGCCTTGCAGGCCCCCCCAAAAACAAAGGGGTTAGGCCAAATGACCTAACCCCTTGTTTGTATGGCGCGCCCGGGAAGATTCGAACTCCCAACCTCCTGATCCGTAGTCAGGTGCTCTATCCAGTTGAGCTACGGGCGCTG from Alkalispirillum mobile includes the following:
- a CDS encoding NfeD family protein, encoding MEFLSEVAAWQVWVALALLILAGDLLLFGGALSAGGGILPILAGGAVGAFVATLLGLGFVGQLAGVSIGMGVAAGLFLWLGRAWTGRSERNAPADDRITGKAHQVIEHNGQLGVRLLGDFFPIETQGTEVSEGDTVEVIEFQGIRAVVRRTDPEA